The window TGTTCCAGCACCTGCACGCGCTGAGCCTGCGTTTCCACCTCGAGCGCCAGACCGGCGGCATGACGCGCGACATCGAGCGAGGCACGCGTGGCGTGCAGTCGCTGATCTCGTATTCCCTCTACAGCATCCTGCCCACGCTGGTCGAGGTCAGCCTCGTGCTCGGGCTGCTGGCGGTCAAGTTCGACGCGATGTTCGCGTGGATCACGCTGGCCGCGCTGGTGGTCTACATCGGGTTCACGGTGCTCGTGACCGAGTGGCGCACGAAGTTCCGCAAGACGATGAACGAGCTGGACTCGAGCTCGCATTCCAAGGCGATCGACTCGCTGCTGAACTACGAAACCGTCAAGTACTTCAACAACGAGGACTTCGAGGCGAAGCGCTACGACGAGAGCCTCGATCGGCTGCGCCGGGCGAAGCTCAAGTCGCAGTCGACGCTGTCGCTGCTCAACACCGGCCAGCAGCTGCTGATCGCCATCGCGCTGATCGCGATGCTGTGGCGCGCCACGGAGGGCGTGGTGTCCGGACGCATGACGCTGGGCGACCTGGTGATGATCAACGCCTTCATGATCCAGCTCTACATCCCGCTCAATTTCCTGGGCGTGATCTACCGCGAGATCAAGCAGGCGCTGACCGACCTCGACAAGATGTTCGACCTGCTGGAGCGCGAGCGCGAGGTGCGCGACGCACCCGACGCTCAGGACCTGCACGCCGAGGCGCCGCCGGTCGTGCGCTTCGAGAACGTCGGATTCGCCTACGAAGCGGGGCGGCCCATCCTGCACGGCCTGAGCTTCGAGATCCCGGCCGGCCACACGATCGCGGTGGTCGGGCCGTCGGGTGCGGGCAAGAGCACGCTGGCGCGGCTGCTGTACCGCTTCTACGACGTGAGCGAGGGCCGCATCACGATCGCCGGCCACGACATCCGCCAGCTCACCCAGGCCAGCCTGCGCCGCGCCATCGGCATCGTGCCGCAGGACACCGTGCTGTTCAACGACACCGTGGCCTACAACATCGCCTACGGCCGACCCGGGGCGACCCAGGCCGAGATCGAGGCGGCGGCCCAGGCGGCTCGCATCCACGGTTTCATCGCATCGACCCCGAAAGGCTACGGCACGATGGTCGGCGAGCGTGGCCTGAAGCTGAGCGGCGGCGAGAAGCAGCGCGTGGCGATCGCGCGCACGCTGCTGAAGAATCCGCCGATCGTGATCTTCGACGAGGCCACCTCGGCGCTCGACTCGGCCAACGAGCGGGCCATCCAGGCCGAGCTGCAGACCGCGGCGCGCAACAAGACCGCACTGGTCATCGCGCACCGGCTGTCGACCGTGGTCGACGCCGATCAGATCCTGGTGATGGAGGCGGGCCGCATCGTCGAGCGCGGCACGCATGCGGAGCTGCTGGCCCGAGAAGGGCGCTATGCACAGATGTGGGCGCTGCAGCAGCAAGGCGGCGCCGAGGCGGCGGCCGACGTCGCCGCGTCCTGAGCCGCGGGGGGCCGTTCAGCCCGCGCTGGAGCCACCCGCGGGCGGGGTGCCGTCGACCGGTGGCGTGTCGTCCGCCGCTTCGCCGGCCTCGGGCTCGCCGCCTTCACCGGCACCCGAGCCGGTGGACTTGCGCTTGAGCTTCTCTTCCTTCTTGCGCTTCTTCGCCAGCTCGCGCTGGCGCTTCTCGTAGGAGTAGTTCGGGGTGGCCAATCAGCCCTCCTGGGTGTCAGTGCCTGCATGGTAACCGGGCAGCCCGGCCTGCAGCAGCCGCGCCAGCAGCGCGCCCGGCGTCTCGCCGCCGGCCTCGGCGGCGGCATGGAGCGCCGCCACCAGCGGGGCTGGCAGCTTGGTGGCGAACGGCACCAGCCCGGCCGCCTGGTCCAGACGGCGCTGTTCACGCCGGTCGAGCGCCGGCAGGGCCGCCGCGCCGAAGCGCTGCGGTGTGCCAGACTGCGAGAGCCGCCCCAGGGTCTTCTTGGCCTTGTCCTTCTCCAGATCGAACTTCTTGCTCGGCATCGCGACACTCTCCATGGCTCTCAAATCAACGGTCTTCAAGGCCGAACTCCAGGTCGCCGACATGGACCGTGCCCACTACGGCACCCATGCGCTGACGCTGGCCCAGCACCCGTCGGAGAACGACGAGCGGATGATGGTGCGGCTGCTCGCCTACGCCTTGCATGCCGAAGGCGAGGATCGGGCGCCATTGTCCTTCGCCAACGCGATGACCGAGATGGACGAGCCCGATCTGTGGCGGCGCAGCCTGGTCGGCGACATCGAACTGTGGGTCGATGTCGGCCAGCCGGAAGAGAAATGGGTGCGCAAGGCCAGCCACCGTTCGCGCGAGGTGGTGCTGTACATCTACGGCCGCAACGGCAGCCTGTGGTGGGGGCAGAACCGCGGGCCGCTGGAGAAGCTGGCGAACCTGCGCGTTCGCCAGGTCCCGGCCGAGGCGAGCACGGCGCTCGCGCTGCTGGCCCGCCGCAGCATGCGGCTGCAGTGCACGGTGCAGGACGGGACGGTCTGGCTCGGCGATGGCGACGCGACCGTGGAGGTGGAGTTGGTGGAGCTGAAGGAAGCCGTGCTCCGTTGAACCGGCGCCGCGAAGCGCCGGGCGCTGGCTACACTGCGGCGCGTGGAGACCAAGTGGCTGGAAGACTTCGTGAGCCTGGCCGAGACGCGCAGCTTCTCGCGCTCGGCCCAACTGCGCCACGTCACCCAGCCGGCGTTCTCGCGCCGGATCCAGGCGCTGGAGGCCTGGGCCGGCACCGATCTGGTCGACCGCTCGTCCTACCCGACCCGCCTCACGCCGGCCGGCGAGAGCTTCCACGCCCAGGCCCTGGAGATCCTGGTGGCGCTGCAGGCCACCCGCAACCTGCTGCGCGGTCACCGGGCCGCGGGGCCGGACATGATCGAGTTCGCGGTGCCCCACACGCTGGCATTCGCCTTCTTTCCGCACTGGATCATGGAGCTCAACCGCGACCTGAAGCGCGAATCCGGTGCGCTGAAGAGCCGCCTGATCGCACTCAATGTGCACGATGCGGTGCTGCGCCTGACCGAGGGCAGCTGCGACCTGCTGATCGCCTACCACCACCCGGCGCAGCCGCTGCAGCTCAACACCGACCGCTACGAGATGCTGACGCTCGGCGAGGAGTCGCTGCGCGCCTACGCCAAGGCCGGGCCGGACGGCGAGCCGCTGTTCCGCCTGCCCGGACGTGAGCGCGAGCGGGTGCCCTTCCTGGGCTATGCCAGCGGCGCCTACCTCGGGCAGCTGGTGGACCTGATCATCAAGCAGACGCCGCTGCCGGTGCTGCTCGACCCGATCTACGAGACCGACATGGCCGAGGGCCTGAAGGCGATGGCGCTCGAGGGGCATGGCCTGGCCTTCCTGCCGGCCAGTTCGGTGCGCAAGGAGCTGAAGACGCGCAAGCTGGTGCCGGCCGCGCCGTCGGGCAGCTTCGAACTCAGCATGGAGGTGCGCATCTACCGCGAGCGCCCCGAGGTCGCGAAGCACGTCAAGCCGGGCGTCCGGGCGCTGTGGGCACACCTGTTGCAGGCCGGCGCCGGGCCGCTGTCGGCCGGCGCGGCGCCGCGGGCAGCGGCCTGAGCCGCGCGGGGTATGGCACGAACCCTGCTCGCGTTCCGGGGCGATGCACCTGTGGCGACCCCGTATGGCCTGCACGCCGAGCCTCCTGTAGATTTTTGCTCTTCCGTTACCGATCCCCACAAGGAGTCTTCATGAAGAAATCGCTCTTGATCCTCGTGACCGCGCTGGCCGCCACCGGCCTCGCCCAGGCCGAGGACACCCTGAAGAAGGTCAAGGACTCCGGCGCCATCACCCTCGGTGTGCGCGAGTCCTCCGGTGTCCTGTCGTACACGCTGGGTGGTGCCAAGTACGTCGGCTACCACGTGGCGATCTGCGAGAAGGCGGTCGAGGACATCGAGAAGGCGGTCGGCCGCAAGCTCAAGGTCAACTACCAGCCGGTGACATCGCAGAACCGCATCCCGCTGGTGCAGAACGGCACCGTCGACCTCGAGTGCGGCTCGACCACCAACAACGCCACCCGCCAGAAGGACGTGGCCTTCGCCAACACCACCTTCGTCGAGGAAGTGCGGATGGCGGTCAAGACCAGCTCGGGCATCAAGTCGATCGCCGACCTGCAGGGCAAGACGGTGGCCACGACCACCGGAACGACCTCGGTGCAGACGCTGCGCAAGAACAAGCGGGCCGAGAACATGGAGTTCAAGGAAGTGTTCGGCAAGGACCACTCCGACAGCTTCCTGCTGGTCGACAGTGGCCGCGCCGACGTGTTCGTGATGGACGGCAGCCTGCTGGCCGGGCTGATCGCGCGCAGCAAGAATCCGGCGGACTTCAAGATCGTCGGCGAGGTGCTGTCGGTCGAGCCGATCGCCATCATGATGCGCAAGGACGACGAGGCGCTGCTGAAGCTGGTCAACGCCACGATCGCCGGCATGGTGAAGTCGGGCGAAATCAACGCGCTCTACGACAAGTGGTTCATGCAGCCGACGCCGCCCACCGGCGCGAAGGTCGGCCTGCCGATGAGCGACACCCTCAAGGACACGCTGAAGCACCCCAACAACAAGCCGATGGAAGACTACGCGAAGAAGTGATCCAGGCAGACCGGGCCGGGGCAGCAGCATCGCCCCGGCTTGAGTCGGGCGCGCGATAAGGGTACAACCCAACCGCGCCGCTCCGTCGGGCGCAGAAAGCGCGCTCGCACACCCCAGGAAAGGGAGGCCTCGTGGCCACATGGGACTGGCAGGTGTTCTGCAAGAACACCCTCGATGGCGAGGTCATCCCCCGCTGCTTCGGCAGCGGCGGCGACATCACCTATCTCGACTGGATGATCTCGGCCTGGGGCTGGACGCTGTCGGTGGCCCTGCTGGCGCTGCTGGTCGCGCTGCTGGTCGGCTCGCTGGTCGGCATCCTGCGCACGCTGCCCGACAAGCGGCTGGTGTTCCTGGGCAATGCGTGGACCGAGATCTTCCGCAACGTCCCGCTGCTGGTCCAGGTGTTCCTCTGGTACCACGTGATCCCGTCGCTCTTCACCAGCCTGCGCAGCGTGCCCAGCTTCGTGCTGGTGGTGTTTGCGCTGGGCTTCTTCACCTCGGCGCGCATTGCCGAGCAGGTCAAGGCGGGCATCCAGAGCCTGCCGCGCGGCCAGAGCTACGCCGGCCTCGCGATGGGCCTCACGCTGGGCCAGACCTACCGCCATGTGCTGCTGCCGATGGCGTTCCGCATCGTCATTCCGCCGCTCACCAGCGAGTCGATGAACATCATCAAGAACTCGTCGGTCGCGTTCGCGGTGAGCATCGCCGAGCTGACGATGTTCGCGATGCAGGCGCAGGAGGAAACCTCGCGCGGGGTCGAGGTCTACCTGGCGGTGACGGCGCTGTACTTCATCTCGGCCTTCGCCATCAACCGCATCATGCTGGTCGTCGAGGAACGCCTGCGCGTGCCCGGCATGGCGGGAGGCAAATGATGAACCCCCACGTCCCTTTGCTCCTTCCCCCCAAGGGGGCTCGGCCTGCCCTTGGGGTGGCCCGGCGGGAGGCCTGAGATGCTGAACCTCGATTTTTCCTTCCTGAACTGGGACGTCGTCTCCGGCTTCGTCCTCAAGGGCCTGGTCTTCTCGGTGCAGCTCACGCTGATCGCGATGGTCGGTGGCATCGTGCTGGGCACCCTGCTGGCGCTGATGCGGCTGTCGGGCAAGAAGTGGCTGGTGGTCCCGGCGGCGTTCTACGTCAACACGCTGCGTTCCATCCCGCTGGTGATGGTGATCCTGTGGTTCTTCCTGCTGATCCCGTTGCTGATCGGGCGGCCGATGGGCGCCGAGCTGTCGGCCATCATCACCTTCACGGTGTTCGAGGCGGCCTACTACTCCGAGATCATGCGCGCCGGTATCCAGAGCGTGCCCAAGGGCCAGGTCTATGCCGGCTACGCGGTCGGCATGACCTACTCGCAGAGCATGCAGCTGATCGTGCTGCCGCAGGCCTTCCGCAACATGCTGCCGGTGCTGATGACGCAGACCATCATCCTGTTCCAGGACACCTCGCTGGTCTACGCGATCGGCGCCTACGACCTGCTCAAGGGCTTCGAGGTCGCCGGCAAGAACTTCAACCGTCCGGTCGAGACCTACCTGGTCGCCGCCGTCGTCTACTTCGTGATCTGCTTCAGCCTGAGCATGCTTGTGCGCCGGCTGCAGAAGAAGATCGCCATCATCCGCTGATCAGGAGAGCGCCGTGATCGACATCAAGAACATCAGCAAGTGGTACGGCAGCTTCCAGGTGCTGACCGACTGCACCACCAACGTCAAGAAGGGCGAGGTGGTGGTGGTGTGCGGGCCCTCGGGCTCCGGCAAGAGCACGCTGATCAAGACCGTGAACGCGCTTGAGCCGTTCCAGAAGGGCGACATCGTCGTCGACGGCATCAGCATCGCCGACCCCAAGACCGACCTGCCCAAGCTGCGCTCTCGCGTCGGCATGGTGTTCCAGCACTTCGAGCTGTTCCCGCACCTGAGCGTCACCGAGAACCTGACCCTCGCGCAGATCAAGGTGCTCAAGCGCAACCCCGACGAGGCCAAGAAGCGCGGCCTGAAGATGCTCGAGCGCGTGGGCCTGATCGCTCACAAGGACAAGTTTCCCGGCCAGCTCTCGGGTGGCCAGCAGCAGCGCGTGGCCATCGCCCGCGCGCTGAGCATGGACCCGATCGTGATGCTGTTCGACGAGCCGACCTCGGCGCTCGACCCCGAGATGGTGGGCGAAGTGCTCGACGTGATGGTGCAGCTGGCCAACGAGGGCATGACCATGATGTGCGTGACCCACGAGATGGGCTTCGCGCGCAAGGTCAGCCACCGTGTGATCTTCATGGACCAGGGCAAGATCTGCGAGGACTGCAAGAAGGAAGACTTCTTCGGCGATCCCTCGGCCCGCTCCCCGCGCGCGCGCGACTTCCTGTCGAAGATCCTGCAGCACTGAAGCCGGGCGCCCCGCGGCTCAGGGCTCGATCGCGATCCCGACCACCGGCTGGCCACCGGCGATGCGGCCGATGGCCGTGGCGGCGCCCGTGGCGAGGTCGATCCGCACCCAGCGCGACACCTGGCCGTCGTGGTCGGTGAGGGCGGCATAGGCGGTGTTGTTCACGTCGCCGATGTCGAAGCTGGCGCGCTCGAAGGCGCCGGCGTTCAGCGGGCCCACCGTCCGCAACCGGCCGGTGTTCGGCGACACCGCGGGCTGCACGCCCTCGCGGCTGCCCTGCGTGATCAGCACGCCCAGGCGGGCGTCGATCGCGAAGTTGGTGGTGAGCTTCTCGTCCTGCTGGTTGTAGGTGTAGCCGGCGGCCACCACGGCCGGCGTGCGGCCGGCGTTGACGTCGGCGGCGTCGTAGGCGAGCGGGCCGTCGATCTGTGTGCCCTCGGTCTTCGGGTCGGCGTCGACGACGGCCCCGGTGTCCGGGTGCAGCCGCAGGTTCTGGCCGGTGTCGCTGACGATGCGCAGGCGGTCCACCGTCGGGTTGAAGTCGACGCCGAACTCGCTACCCTGCAAGGCGATGGCCAGCGGCGAGCCGACCGGCGTGGCGGCGGCGCTGGCCGTGTCGATGCGGTACAGCCGGCCGCTGCTGCCCAGCGCGAACAGTTGCCCGCGGGCGACGCGGTAGTCGAGGCCGAGCACCCGCTCGCCGGGCTGCAGGCCGGTGAGGGTGCGCCGGTCGAGCAGCTTCTGCGGCTGGCCGGCGTTGAAGCGCAGCAAGCGCTGCTCGGCATCGACCGCGACGATGGTTTCCTTGGCCGGCGGGCCGAGCGGTTCGTCGGTGGAGGGCGCCATGACGGCACAGCCAGCCGCCGCGAGCGTGGCCAGCACGCCGGCGGCGAGGAAGGTTCGGGTCATCCAGGGTCTCCGGTGAAGGTTCGTGGGCAGGGGCCTGACGGCCCGGTCGCGGATGCTGCCGGGCCGGCCGCGGTCGTGATCGCCGGAACAGCGCAACGCTTCCCGGCCAGTTCGGGCGGTGCCGCGGGGCGGTCGCGCGTGCAGGCGACAATCCAGCGCATGAGTTCTGCTGCCCCGGACACCCTGACCCTGAGTCGGCCCGACGACTGGCACCTGCACGTGCGCGATGGCGCCGCGCTGGCGGCCGTCGTGCCGCACACCGCGCGACAGTTCGGCCGCGCGATCATCATGCCCAATCTCAAGCCGCCGGTCACCACTGCGGCCCAGGCGCTGGCCTACCGCGAGCGCATCCTCGCGGCTGTGCCGGCCGGCCTCGCGTTCGAGCCGCTGATGACGCTCTACCTGACCGACAACATGCCGCCCGAGGAGATCGGCCGCGCGAAGGCGGCCGGCGTCGTGGCCGTCAAGCTCTACCCGGCGGGCGCCACCACCAACAGCGATGCCGGCGTGACCGACCTGCGCAAGACCCAGGCCACGCTCGAGGCGATGCAGCGCGAGGGCCTGCCTCTGCTGGTGCACGGCGAGGTCACCGATGCCGAGATCGACCTGTTCGACCGCGAGGCGGTGTTCATCGACCGCCAGCTGATCCCGCTGCGGCGCGACTTCCCGGCCCTGAAGATCGTGTTCGAGCACATCACCACCCGCGAGGCCGCGCAGTACGTGGCCGGGGCCGGGCCGCACACCGCGGCCACGATCACCGCCCACCACCTGCTCTACAACCGCAACGCCATCTTCACCGGCGGCATCCGGCCGCACTACTACTGCCTGCCGGTGCTCAAGCGCGAGCTGCATCGCGAGGCGCTGGTGGCCGCCGCCACCTCGGGCAGCGACCGCTATTTCCTCGGTACCGACAGCGCACCGCATCCGGCCCACCTGAAAGAGCACGCCAGCGGCTGTGCCGGCTGCTACACCGCGTTCAGTGCGCTGGAGCTGTATGCCGAGGCCTTCGACGCCGCCGGCGCGCTGGATCGGCTGGAAGGCTTCGCCAGCGTCCACGGTCCGGCCTTCTACGGCCTGCCGCGCAACGCCGGCACGGTGACGCTGCGCCGGCAGGCCTGGACGCCACCCGAGACGCTGCCGTTCGGCGAAGCGACGCTCAAGCCGCTGCGCGGCGGCGAGTCGCTGGCCTGGCGGCAGGTCGAGTGAAGAACGCCGCATCCGCGGCCCAGGAGACGCCATGACGACCCCGACGATCCGCACCGCGCTGCTGGTCGATGCCGACAACGTGAAGGTCGAGCTGGTGGCCGAGGTCATCGAGCGACTGCAGGCGGCCGGCCGCGTGCTGCAGCACCGCCGCGCCTACGGCAGCGTGCAGAAGGCGACCGAGTTCGCGGCGCTGTCGCAGGATCACGCGATCCGTTTTCTGCCCAGCACCTTCGCCGGCCCCAACGCGACCGATCTCGCGCTGGCCATCGACGCGGTCGAGCTGGTGCTGCGCCAGCCGGTGGACGAGGTGGTGCTGGTGTCCTCGGACCGCGACTTCGCGCCGCTGATCGTGCGCCTGCGCGAGCTGGGCTGCCGCGTCGTCGGCTACGGCCAGCACGGCAAGACGGCCCAGGACGTGGAGCGCGACTACCTGCGCGTCTACGATGAATTCCATGTCCTCGGCGCGGCCCGGCCGGCTGCGCGCGGTACCGCTTCGAAGGCGGTCGCGAAGCCGCGGGTGGCGAAATCCGCTGCCCGCCCCGCGAAACCCGCCGTCGTGGCACCCCCCACGCCGCCGGCGTTCCCGGCCGAGGTCGAGGCCGTGCTGGACGCCTGCCCCGACCTGCGCCAAGGCCGGGCCATGCGGCTCAACGCCGCCGGCAAGGCGCTGCACGACAGTGGCGTGCTGAAGAAGAACGGCCGGCCGTCGGCGCTGTTCAAGCGGCTCGAGCCGCACTTCGAGATGCTGCCGGCCGACAAGCCGGAGCAGGTCCGGCTGCGGTCCTGATCACTCCGCCGGCAGGAAGCCCTCGATCGACAGATAGCGCTCGCCGGTGTCGTAGTTGAATCCCAGCACACGGCTGCCGGCCGGCAGCTCGGGCAGCTTCTGGGCGATCGCCGCCAGCGTGGCCCCGGACGAGATGCCCACCAGCAGGCCTTCGTCACGTGCCGAACGCCGCGCCATCTCGCGGGCCGCTTCCGCCTCGACCTGGATCACGCCGTCGAGCAGCGCGGTGTGCAGGTTGGTCGGCACGAAGCCGGCGCCGATGCCCTGGATCGGGTGCGGAGACGGCTTGCCGCCCGAGATGACCGGGGAGGCGCTCGGCTCCACCGCGAACACCTTGAGCTGCGGCCACTGCGCCTTCAGCACCTGCGCGCAGCCGGTGATGTGCCCGCCGGTGCCCACGCCGGTGATCAACGCGTCCAGGCCCTGCGGGAAGTCGGCCAGGATCTCCTGCGCCGTGGTGCGCACGTGCACGTCGATGTTGGCCGGGTTGTCGAACTGCTGCGGCATCCACGAACCGGGTGTCGCGGCGATCAGTTCCTGGGCCTTGGCGATCGCGCCCTTCATGCCCTGCTCGCGCGGCGTCAGCACGAAGCTCGCGCCGTAGGCCAGCATCAGGCGGCGGCGCTCCACGCTCATGCTGTCGGGCATCACCAGCACCAGCCGGTAGCCCTTGACCGCGGCCACCATCGCCAGGCCGACGCCGGTGTTGCCAGAGGTCGGCTCGATGATCGTGCCGCCGCTGCGCAGCCGGCCGTCGCGTTCGGCCGCCTCGACCATCGACAGCGCGATGCGGTCCTTGATCGAGCCGCCGGGGTTGCTGCGCTCGGACTTGATCCACACCTCGTGCCCGGCGCCGAACAACCGCTGCATGCGGATGTGCGGGGTGCTGCCGATGGTGTCGAGGACGGTGTTGGCTTTCATAGGGTCTCCTCAGCGTTGGGCGGACGGTGCTCGCGGCTGCAACGATAATCCATCGGTGAAGTGGGCCAGACCGCCGCTGGCACACCGGCCGAAAGGCCGTGCTGGAGGAAGGTCCGGACTGCACAGGGCAGCGCAGCAGCCAACGGCTGTCCACCGCAAGGTGAGGATCAGAGCAACAGAGACGAGTCCGGGCGGCGTAGCCGTCCGGGGTGAAACGGGCAATCTCTGCGCGCAGCAACACCAAATAGGCCAGCGTCGATGTGGCTCCGCGGAGCTGGCGGGTAGGTGGCACCGAGCCGTTCCCGCGAGGGGCGGCCCAGAGGAATGGCGGTCACGGCCGCGACGCCGCAAGGCGCCGCGGCCGCACAGAATCCGGCCTATCGGCCCGCTTCACACTTATTCGTTCGACGCGCCGCGCGCCGGTACGGCGCGGCCACACTGGACCCGATGAACCCCGACGCCCAAACGCTCTGGCGCGCGCCCCTGTGGGCCCTGTCCGTGCTGCTTGCCTGCCTGGCCATGCTCGGGCCGTTCGCGATCGACACCTACCTGCCGGCCTTCACCGGCATCGCGGCATCGGTCGACGCGACGCCGCTGCAGATGCAGCAGACGCTGTCGATCTACCTGATCGGCTTCGCGGTGATGAGCCTGTTCCACGGCGCGCTGTCCGACAGCTTCGGTCGCCGGCCGGTGGTGCTGTGGGGTGTGGCGGTGTTCGCGGTCGCCTCGGCCGGCTGCGCGCTGTCGCAGACCATCGGCCAGCTGGTGTTCTTCCGGCTGCTGCAGGGCCTGTCCACCGGGGCCGGCATCGTGGTGTCGCGCGCGGTGATCCGCGACATGTTCCCGCCGGCCGACGCGCA is drawn from Methylibium petroleiphilum PM1 and contains these coding sequences:
- a CDS encoding DUF4394 domain-containing protein, which codes for MTRTFLAAGVLATLAAAGCAVMAPSTDEPLGPPAKETIVAVDAEQRLLRFNAGQPQKLLDRRTLTGLQPGERVLGLDYRVARGQLFALGSSGRLYRIDTASAAATPVGSPLAIALQGSEFGVDFNPTVDRLRIVSDTGQNLRLHPDTGAVVDADPKTEGTQIDGPLAYDAADVNAGRTPAVVAAGYTYNQQDEKLTTNFAIDARLGVLITQGSREGVQPAVSPNTGRLRTVGPLNAGAFERASFDIGDVNNTAYAALTDHDGQVSRWVRIDLATGAATAIGRIAGGQPVVGIAIEP
- a CDS encoding amino acid ABC transporter permease, which produces MLNLDFSFLNWDVVSGFVLKGLVFSVQLTLIAMVGGIVLGTLLALMRLSGKKWLVVPAAFYVNTLRSIPLVMVILWFFLLIPLLIGRPMGAELSAIITFTVFEAAYYSEIMRAGIQSVPKGQVYAGYAVGMTYSQSMQLIVLPQAFRNMLPVLMTQTIILFQDTSLVYAIGAYDLLKGFEVAGKNFNRPVETYLVAAVVYFVICFSLSMLVRRLQKKIAIIR
- a CDS encoding ABCB family ABC transporter ATP-binding protein/permease, which produces MRRAETLSPPPAAAGPAAPAAGPAAAARSDWATLARLLPYLWVYKFRVIAALACLITAKVANVGVPLLLKQLVDALSIPLGDPRAALVVPAGLLLAYGALRLSTSLFTELRELVFAKATEGASRSISLQVFQHLHALSLRFHLERQTGGMTRDIERGTRGVQSLISYSLYSILPTLVEVSLVLGLLAVKFDAMFAWITLAALVVYIGFTVLVTEWRTKFRKTMNELDSSSHSKAIDSLLNYETVKYFNNEDFEAKRYDESLDRLRRAKLKSQSTLSLLNTGQQLLIAIALIAMLWRATEGVVSGRMTLGDLVMINAFMIQLYIPLNFLGVIYREIKQALTDLDKMFDLLEREREVRDAPDAQDLHAEAPPVVRFENVGFAYEAGRPILHGLSFEIPAGHTIAVVGPSGAGKSTLARLLYRFYDVSEGRITIAGHDIRQLTQASLRRAIGIVPQDTVLFNDTVAYNIAYGRPGATQAEIEAAAQAARIHGFIASTPKGYGTMVGERGLKLSGGEKQRVAIARTLLKNPPIVIFDEATSALDSANERAIQAELQTAARNKTALVIAHRLSTVVDADQILVMEAGRIVERGTHAELLAREGRYAQMWALQQQGGAEAAADVAAS
- the cysK gene encoding cysteine synthase A → MKANTVLDTIGSTPHIRMQRLFGAGHEVWIKSERSNPGGSIKDRIALSMVEAAERDGRLRSGGTIIEPTSGNTGVGLAMVAAVKGYRLVLVMPDSMSVERRRLMLAYGASFVLTPREQGMKGAIAKAQELIAATPGSWMPQQFDNPANIDVHVRTTAQEILADFPQGLDALITGVGTGGHITGCAQVLKAQWPQLKVFAVEPSASPVISGGKPSPHPIQGIGAGFVPTNLHTALLDGVIQVEAEAAREMARRSARDEGLLVGISSGATLAAIAQKLPELPAGSRVLGFNYDTGERYLSIEGFLPAE
- a CDS encoding amino acid ABC transporter substrate-binding protein, coding for MKKSLLILVTALAATGLAQAEDTLKKVKDSGAITLGVRESSGVLSYTLGGAKYVGYHVAICEKAVEDIEKAVGRKLKVNYQPVTSQNRIPLVQNGTVDLECGSTTNNATRQKDVAFANTTFVEEVRMAVKTSSGIKSIADLQGKTVATTTGTTSVQTLRKNKRAENMEFKEVFGKDHSDSFLLVDSGRADVFVMDGSLLAGLIARSKNPADFKIVGEVLSVEPIAIMMRKDDEALLKLVNATIAGMVKSGEINALYDKWFMQPTPPTGAKVGLPMSDTLKDTLKHPNNKPMEDYAKK
- a CDS encoding amino acid ABC transporter permease: MATWDWQVFCKNTLDGEVIPRCFGSGGDITYLDWMISAWGWTLSVALLALLVALLVGSLVGILRTLPDKRLVFLGNAWTEIFRNVPLLVQVFLWYHVIPSLFTSLRSVPSFVLVVFALGFFTSARIAEQVKAGIQSLPRGQSYAGLAMGLTLGQTYRHVLLPMAFRIVIPPLTSESMNIIKNSSVAFAVSIAELTMFAMQAQEETSRGVEVYLAVTALYFISAFAINRIMLVVEERLRVPGMAGGK
- a CDS encoding amino acid ABC transporter ATP-binding protein yields the protein MIDIKNISKWYGSFQVLTDCTTNVKKGEVVVVCGPSGSGKSTLIKTVNALEPFQKGDIVVDGISIADPKTDLPKLRSRVGMVFQHFELFPHLSVTENLTLAQIKVLKRNPDEAKKRGLKMLERVGLIAHKDKFPGQLSGGQQQRVAIARALSMDPIVMLFDEPTSALDPEMVGEVLDVMVQLANEGMTMMCVTHEMGFARKVSHRVIFMDQGKICEDCKKEDFFGDPSARSPRARDFLSKILQH
- the pyrC gene encoding dihydroorotase, whose product is MSSAAPDTLTLSRPDDWHLHVRDGAALAAVVPHTARQFGRAIIMPNLKPPVTTAAQALAYRERILAAVPAGLAFEPLMTLYLTDNMPPEEIGRAKAAGVVAVKLYPAGATTNSDAGVTDLRKTQATLEAMQREGLPLLVHGEVTDAEIDLFDREAVFIDRQLIPLRRDFPALKIVFEHITTREAAQYVAGAGPHTAATITAHHLLYNRNAIFTGGIRPHYYCLPVLKRELHREALVAAATSGSDRYFLGTDSAPHPAHLKEHASGCAGCYTAFSALELYAEAFDAAGALDRLEGFASVHGPAFYGLPRNAGTVTLRRQAWTPPETLPFGEATLKPLRGGESLAWRQVE
- a CDS encoding LysR family transcriptional regulator — protein: METKWLEDFVSLAETRSFSRSAQLRHVTQPAFSRRIQALEAWAGTDLVDRSSYPTRLTPAGESFHAQALEILVALQATRNLLRGHRAAGPDMIEFAVPHTLAFAFFPHWIMELNRDLKRESGALKSRLIALNVHDAVLRLTEGSCDLLIAYHHPAQPLQLNTDRYEMLTLGEESLRAYAKAGPDGEPLFRLPGRERERVPFLGYASGAYLGQLVDLIIKQTPLPVLLDPIYETDMAEGLKAMALEGHGLAFLPASSVRKELKTRKLVPAAPSGSFELSMEVRIYRERPEVAKHVKPGVRALWAHLLQAGAGPLSAGAAPRAAA
- a CDS encoding NYN domain-containing protein — its product is MTTPTIRTALLVDADNVKVELVAEVIERLQAAGRVLQHRRAYGSVQKATEFAALSQDHAIRFLPSTFAGPNATDLALAIDAVELVLRQPVDEVVLVSSDRDFAPLIVRLRELGCRVVGYGQHGKTAQDVERDYLRVYDEFHVLGAARPAARGTASKAVAKPRVAKSAARPAKPAVVAPPTPPAFPAEVEAVLDACPDLRQGRAMRLNAAGKALHDSGVLKKNGRPSALFKRLEPHFEMLPADKPEQVRLRS
- a CDS encoding YaeQ family protein, giving the protein MALKSTVFKAELQVADMDRAHYGTHALTLAQHPSENDERMMVRLLAYALHAEGEDRAPLSFANAMTEMDEPDLWRRSLVGDIELWVDVGQPEEKWVRKASHRSREVVLYIYGRNGSLWWGQNRGPLEKLANLRVRQVPAEASTALALLARRSMRLQCTVQDGTVWLGDGDATVEVELVELKEAVLR